A single genomic interval of uncultured Pseudodesulfovibrio sp. harbors:
- a CDS encoding ATP-binding protein, translating into MAKDAWIPIGFVLSDGSTIRSLLYSGEEWQIYETNEATNILIIRSGLKERWLEEGFLTDSLFKPIEFSSDVFQCLSSNKKYSLEPVEGGKSPDTKIDALAFAVAIRESRKLSEGSFHDALYIEQYSTLLPTWTSSSYVDDNVVLGTWLTGGVVVSTGSFRRLNNLTGWMPVDDLLDVIKAAGLSTPVDAGLLAKQKPSPKVDDAHLDEKVNKGQPQAHDHVVETGSFSLPGRPHLENFFNDHVVDILVNSERYQALGIDFPSAIILHGPPGCGKTFAVEKLVEFINWPSYSIDSNSVGSPYIHETSKKISEVFDTAIDNAPSIVMIDEMESFLADRRSGGTSGLHHIEEVAEFLRRIPEAIKNRVLIVAMTNLIEMIDPAILRRGRFDHIIEVGMPSKEEVTSLLDSLLSNIPSVGDLDLEGVIDALTGKPLSDAAFVIREAARLAAKAGKNQLDQDSINAALGCLPNALDEDTKRIGFVQD; encoded by the coding sequence ATGGCTAAGGATGCGTGGATCCCAATAGGGTTTGTTCTGTCTGACGGATCAACAATCCGGTCTCTTCTATACTCTGGTGAGGAGTGGCAAATATACGAGACGAATGAAGCAACCAATATTCTAATTATACGTTCCGGCCTAAAAGAGCGATGGCTAGAGGAAGGGTTTCTCACTGATTCATTATTTAAACCAATCGAGTTTAGCTCAGACGTTTTTCAATGTCTGTCGAGTAATAAAAAATACTCTTTAGAACCTGTAGAGGGAGGCAAGTCTCCTGACACAAAAATAGATGCGTTGGCATTTGCTGTAGCTATACGCGAATCCCGTAAGCTATCAGAAGGTTCATTTCATGACGCTTTGTATATTGAACAATACTCTACCTTGCTGCCGACTTGGACTTCATCTTCATACGTAGATGACAATGTAGTTTTGGGAACTTGGTTGACAGGTGGTGTGGTTGTTTCAACAGGTTCTTTTCGGAGGTTGAACAATTTAACGGGTTGGATGCCCGTTGATGATCTTTTGGATGTAATTAAGGCTGCAGGCCTCTCAACACCGGTAGATGCAGGACTCCTAGCCAAACAGAAACCATCACCAAAAGTGGACGATGCCCATCTTGATGAAAAGGTTAATAAGGGACAACCGCAGGCTCATGATCATGTGGTTGAGACAGGGTCTTTCTCATTGCCTGGGAGGCCTCATCTTGAGAATTTCTTTAATGATCATGTGGTAGATATCCTCGTAAATTCAGAAAGGTACCAAGCCTTAGGGATTGATTTTCCTTCAGCAATAATTCTGCATGGTCCTCCAGGCTGCGGTAAAACTTTTGCCGTAGAAAAGTTGGTAGAATTCATAAATTGGCCTAGCTACTCGATCGATTCAAATAGTGTAGGCAGCCCCTATATTCATGAAACAAGTAAAAAGATTTCTGAAGTTTTCGACACAGCTATCGACAACGCTCCATCTATTGTCATGATAGATGAAATGGAGTCTTTTTTGGCTGACAGACGTTCAGGGGGGACTTCAGGGCTACATCACATTGAGGAAGTTGCTGAATTTCTTAGACGTATCCCTGAAGCTATTAAGAACAGAGTCCTTATTGTTGCCATGACAAACTTGATTGAAATGATCGACCCAGCGATTTTGCGACGAGGGCGGTTCGATCACATTATTGAGGTTGGTATGCCATCAAAAGAAGAAGTAACCTCTTTATTGGATTCGTTGTTGAGCAACATACCGAGTGTGGGAGATCTAGACCTAGAAGGCGTAATTGATGCACTCACAGGCAAGCCTCTTTCAGATGCAGCTTTTGTTATAAGAGAAGCCGCAAGGCTCGCAGCTAAAGCAGGAAAAAATCAACTTGATCAAGATAGCATAAATGCTGCTCTTGGATGCCTCCCTAATGCTCTCGATGAAGATACAAAACGAATTGGCTTCGTTCAGGATTAG